One window of Branchiostoma lanceolatum isolate klBraLanc5 chromosome 6, klBraLanc5.hap2, whole genome shotgun sequence genomic DNA carries:
- the LOC136436610 gene encoding zinc finger matrin-type protein 2-like, giving the protein MQKVEDKIPNYSPLEVSGISQCASLAVSKMASTSKETPEDHRRKWDVDEYEEMAKKRLEEERKKAEDSQHAQPPVKRDFLRRRDYKVDLESQLGKTKVISKSAPLSDQGGYYCNVCDCVVKDSINFLDHINGKKHQRNLGMSMRIERSTLDQVKKRFELNKKKREEKKKEYDFEQRMAELKEEEAKMKEYRKEKKKEKKRKADDAGLNEDIDPEMAAMMGFSGFGGSKK; this is encoded by the exons ATGCAAAAAGTTGAAGACAAAATTCCAAATTATTCTCCCCTAGAAGTAAGTGGTATATCCCAGTGTGCGTCACTTGCAGTATCCAAAATGGCGTCGACAAGTAAG GAAACCCCTGAGGACCACCGCAGGAAGTGGGATGTGGACGAGTATGAGGAGATGGCCAAGAAGAGGCTGGAGGAGGAGAGGAAAAAGGCTGAAG ATAGCCAACACGCCCAGCCTCCTGTCAAGCGGGATTTCTTGAGAAGGAGAGATTACAAGGTGGACCTGGAGTCTCAacttgggaagacaaaagtcatATCTAAGTCAGCTCCACTTTCTGACCAAGGAGG GTACTATTGCAATGTGTGTGACTGCGTAGTGAAGGATTCCATCAACTTCCTGGACCACATCAATGGCAAAAAAC ATCAACGTAATCTTGGCATGTCCATGCGAATTGAGCGCTCTACCCTGGACCAAGTCAAGAAGCGGTTTGAACTCAACAAAAAGAAGAgggaagagaaaaagaaagaatatgACTTTGAACAGAGGATGGCAGAGCTTAAGGAAGAG GAAGCAAAGATGAAAGAATAcaggaaggagaagaagaaggaaaagaagAGGAAGGCAGACGATGCAGGCCTTAATGAAGATATAGACCCAGAGATGGCTGCTATGATGGGGTTCAGTGGATTTGGGGGATCAAAAAAGTAA
- the LOC136436592 gene encoding uncharacterized protein isoform X1, with amino-acid sequence MSSAGFQRNNGRRNFQVFYTNKRPEIARKYPFLGAKQIQRKVEELWRSLDPGEKEEFRVVSPAVANNFRRKAWQEEGEKSLTSRLNLKAGELEEPSNSGYCETISVSDYEGDQQQEVDVHHSTSTTNNEFELTFVCKTDKKSTENTLERTTTWEKKPYRHAGLDLCSEAESDHHYYLPRTARNRTKSSSRSKGVLTLHMAKMQMVATTSAGIGKGEITRTSNSESEGISCSEDWFDQDIVTEQLPENKRSYIGDDTTSVGQAPPMDEIVESTDFVNTDKDVTEAGDAKDEDNNVERNEDGGEHILSLESKKAITQYLNGSGLNGTTFNTSTSEDEKEECETKILIESAINSLETNLSGDNENIGPSETGQCKCTSDYAESVHDRASLILSEIINEAAQNADTHTATYGKAVKHGHQSEKENIRGHEYDPGDNRSKTAQVVDGIFPITSDETRDSGSELWDSMFWKGTPLKSKRRYTRKRSSFSESGDVSEVETAVEMWLTGHSDGQQKAYRDITGMQDTSEIVNTPSGDVNTNRPEQNATQDTTQSTKQRECCNTVNEENKSELRTRENMAAKIDTCKLTPSFSLDGEESKVNVEEDNQCIIDEALPGTINAHHIFQSTPSHWEQPATSNVHESHQITQGGKHSMAQQTGNTHLDSSHMKSASLNIPIKLEQHVDKQTTRKSSGDETDSTKTRAMRRGTPRPAENTMVRLLTRDYNMTTRAQSRVEKRNTRNSALDYRRLSGIKNKQQKTRSKRNWQRNNSKDSILSCDSGQRMRTPRQRGKKRKRHLSTSSVGSDFSTTSSVPELQENYQWEDMPTEESEMRNDKTKETRVKDGMDSEDFCIQQDKIISANVSPVAVCHLSVPPVEKFDEQIDEKGEETRIPDVESKETVDPDKQLERQEDDPWDMHTEETEQGGHLKQENHGDHETVPSSSGGFLCELFSDHKPNTGAWLPGFNRSVPDCPESDANFIDIEDDGIFL; translated from the exons ATGTCCAGTGCAGGATTCCAAAGGAACAACGGGCGAAGAAACTTTCAGGTTTTCTACACCAACAAACGCCCAGAAATAGCAAGGAAGTATCCATTTCTTGGAGCAAAACAGATCCAGAGGAAAGTGGAAGAACTGTGGCGGAGTCTTGACCCAGGAGAAAAGGAGGAATTCCGTGTTGTTTCCCCGGCTGTTGCGAACAACTTCAGAAGAAAGGCATGGCAAGAGGAAGGCGAAAAGTCACTCACGTCGAGGTTGAACCTTAA AGCTGGTGAGTTAGAAGAACCGTCCAACAGCGGTTACTGTGAAACCATCTCAGTGTCAGATTATGAGGGAGACCAGCAGCAGGAAGTGGATGTACATCACAGTACCAGTACTACAAACAATGAATTCGAACTGACGTTTGTCTGCAAAACTGACAAGAAGTCCACAGAAAATACATTGGAAAG GACTACAACATGGGAAAAGAAACCCTACAGGCATGCCGGTCTAGATCTGTGCTCAGAAGCAGAGTCTGATCACCACTACTACCTTCCAAGAACAGCTAGAAACAGAACCAAGTCCTCCTCCAGATCCAAAGGTGTACTGACGCTCCACATGGCCAAAATGCAGATGGTTGCAACAACTTCAGCAGGCATTGGGAAGGGAGAGATCACAAGGACCAGCAACTCAGAATCAGAAGGCATCTCGTGTTCTGAGGATTGGTTTGATCAAGATATTGTCACAGAACAGCTACCAGAAAACAAGCGTAGCTACATTGGTGATGATACCACGTCTGTTGGACAAGCACCCCCAATGGATGAAATTGTGGAATCTACAGATTTTGTCAATACAGACAAAGATGTAACAGAAGCAGGAGATGCAAAAGATGAAGACAACAATGTGGAGAGAAATGAAGATGGAGGAGAACATATCCTTAGCCTGGAGTCAAAGAAAGCAATCACACAATACCTCAATGGTAGCGGATTGAATGGTACTACATTCAACACAAGCACCTCTGAAGATGAAAAAGAGGAGTGTGAAACTAAGATTTTGATAGAGTCAGCTATAAACAGTTTGGAGACAAATCTTTCAGGTGACAATGAAAACATTGGACCATCTGAAACAGGACAGTGCAAATGTACATCTGATTATGCAGAGTCTGTTCATGATAGAGCTAGCCTTATTCTGTCAGAGATTATCAATGAAGCTGCTCAGAATGCAGATACCCACACAGCCACCTATGGTAAAGCAGTCAAACATGGGCATCAGAGTGAAAAGGAGAATATCAGAGGCCATGAATATGACCCAGGTGACAACAGAAGCAAAACTGCACAAGTTGTGGATGGCATCTTCCCAATAACATCAGATGAGACCAGAGACAGTGGATCAGAATTGTGGGATAGTATGTTTTGGAAAGGAACACCATTGAAGTCAAAGAGGAGATACACAAGGAAAAGGTCATCTTTTTCAGAAAGTGGAGATGTATCTGAGGTGGAGACAGCTGTGGAAATGTGGTTGACAGGTCATTCTGACGGACAACAGAAGGCATACAGAGACATCACAGGCATGCAGGACACATCTGAAATAGTGAACACTCCCTCCGGCGATGTAAATACTAACAGGCCTGAGCAAAATGCCACACAGGACACTACTCAAAGTACCAAACAAAGAGAATGTTGCAacactgtaaatgaagaaaacaagtcAGAATTGAGAACAAGGGAGAATATGGCAGCAAAGATTGATACATGCAAGTTAACCCCTTCCTTTTCCTTGGATGGAGAAGAATCAAAAGTTAATGTTGAAGAAGATAATCAATGTATCATAGATGAAGCGTTGCCAGGAACAATTAATGCACATCATATCTTCCAGTCCACTCCTAGCCATTGGGAACAGCCAGCAActtcaaatgtacatgaatCTCACCAGATTACACAGGGAGGTAAACACAGCATGGCACAGCAGACTGGAAATACCCATCTAGATTCATCACATATGAAATCTGCCTCCTTGAATATCCCAATTAAACTTGAGCAGCATGTAGACAAACAAACGACAAGAAAGAGTAGCGGTGATGAAACAGATTCCACCAAGACTCGTGCCATGAGAAGGGGAACACCAAGACCTGCCGAGAACACCATGGTGAGGCTGCTGACAAGAGACTACAACATGACCACCAGGGCTCAGTCAAGAGTAGAGAAGAGAAACACAAGGAACAGTGCGTTGGACTACAGAAGGTTAAGTGGAATAAAGAACAAACAGCAAAAGACTCGAAGCAAAAGAAACTGGCAAAGAAACAACAGCAAAGACTCCATTCTCTCTTGTGATTCAGGGCAAAGAATGAGAACTCCCCGACAGAGGGGTAAGAAAAGGAAGAGGCATCTATCAACGTCATCTGTTGGGAGTGATTTCTCCACAACCAGCTCTGTACCTGAGCTACAAGAGAATTACCAATGGGAAGATATGCCTACTGAAGAAAGTGAGATGAGAAATGATAAGACTAAAGAGACAAGAGTAAAGGATGGCATGGACTCAGAGGACTTTTGCATTCAGCAAGATAAAATCATCAGTGCAAATGTTTCCCCAGTAGCAGTTTGCCACCTTTCTGTGCCACCAGTTGAGAAGTTTGATGAGCAGATAGATGAGAAGGGAGAAGAAACAAGGATACCAGATGTAGAGTCAAAGGAGACTGTTGATCCAGACAAGCAACTTGAAAGACAAGAGGATGACCCCTGGGACATGCACACTGAAGAAACAGAGCAAGGTGGTCACTTGAAACAAGAGAATCATGGTGATCATGAG ACCGTTCCAAGCTCATCAGGGGGATTTCTGTGTGAGTTGTTCTCTGATCATAAGCCCAACACAGGAGCCTGGCTACCCGGATTCAACAG GTCTGTTCCTGACTGTCCTGAATCAGATGCCAACTTCATAGACATTGAAGATGATGGGATCTTCCTGTAG
- the LOC136436592 gene encoding uncharacterized protein isoform X2 codes for MSSAGFQRNNGRRNFQVFYTNKRPEIARKYPFLGAKQIQRKVEELWRSLDPGEKEEFRVVSPAVANNFRRKAWQEEGEKSLTSRAGELEEPSNSGYCETISVSDYEGDQQQEVDVHHSTSTTNNEFELTFVCKTDKKSTENTLERTTTWEKKPYRHAGLDLCSEAESDHHYYLPRTARNRTKSSSRSKGVLTLHMAKMQMVATTSAGIGKGEITRTSNSESEGISCSEDWFDQDIVTEQLPENKRSYIGDDTTSVGQAPPMDEIVESTDFVNTDKDVTEAGDAKDEDNNVERNEDGGEHILSLESKKAITQYLNGSGLNGTTFNTSTSEDEKEECETKILIESAINSLETNLSGDNENIGPSETGQCKCTSDYAESVHDRASLILSEIINEAAQNADTHTATYGKAVKHGHQSEKENIRGHEYDPGDNRSKTAQVVDGIFPITSDETRDSGSELWDSMFWKGTPLKSKRRYTRKRSSFSESGDVSEVETAVEMWLTGHSDGQQKAYRDITGMQDTSEIVNTPSGDVNTNRPEQNATQDTTQSTKQRECCNTVNEENKSELRTRENMAAKIDTCKLTPSFSLDGEESKVNVEEDNQCIIDEALPGTINAHHIFQSTPSHWEQPATSNVHESHQITQGGKHSMAQQTGNTHLDSSHMKSASLNIPIKLEQHVDKQTTRKSSGDETDSTKTRAMRRGTPRPAENTMVRLLTRDYNMTTRAQSRVEKRNTRNSALDYRRLSGIKNKQQKTRSKRNWQRNNSKDSILSCDSGQRMRTPRQRGKKRKRHLSTSSVGSDFSTTSSVPELQENYQWEDMPTEESEMRNDKTKETRVKDGMDSEDFCIQQDKIISANVSPVAVCHLSVPPVEKFDEQIDEKGEETRIPDVESKETVDPDKQLERQEDDPWDMHTEETEQGGHLKQENHGDHETVPSSSGGFLCELFSDHKPNTGAWLPGFNRSVPDCPESDANFIDIEDDGIFL; via the exons ATGTCCAGTGCAGGATTCCAAAGGAACAACGGGCGAAGAAACTTTCAGGTTTTCTACACCAACAAACGCCCAGAAATAGCAAGGAAGTATCCATTTCTTGGAGCAAAACAGATCCAGAGGAAAGTGGAAGAACTGTGGCGGAGTCTTGACCCAGGAGAAAAGGAGGAATTCCGTGTTGTTTCCCCGGCTGTTGCGAACAACTTCAGAAGAAAGGCATGGCAAGAGGAAGGCGAAAAGTCACTCACGTCGAG AGCTGGTGAGTTAGAAGAACCGTCCAACAGCGGTTACTGTGAAACCATCTCAGTGTCAGATTATGAGGGAGACCAGCAGCAGGAAGTGGATGTACATCACAGTACCAGTACTACAAACAATGAATTCGAACTGACGTTTGTCTGCAAAACTGACAAGAAGTCCACAGAAAATACATTGGAAAG GACTACAACATGGGAAAAGAAACCCTACAGGCATGCCGGTCTAGATCTGTGCTCAGAAGCAGAGTCTGATCACCACTACTACCTTCCAAGAACAGCTAGAAACAGAACCAAGTCCTCCTCCAGATCCAAAGGTGTACTGACGCTCCACATGGCCAAAATGCAGATGGTTGCAACAACTTCAGCAGGCATTGGGAAGGGAGAGATCACAAGGACCAGCAACTCAGAATCAGAAGGCATCTCGTGTTCTGAGGATTGGTTTGATCAAGATATTGTCACAGAACAGCTACCAGAAAACAAGCGTAGCTACATTGGTGATGATACCACGTCTGTTGGACAAGCACCCCCAATGGATGAAATTGTGGAATCTACAGATTTTGTCAATACAGACAAAGATGTAACAGAAGCAGGAGATGCAAAAGATGAAGACAACAATGTGGAGAGAAATGAAGATGGAGGAGAACATATCCTTAGCCTGGAGTCAAAGAAAGCAATCACACAATACCTCAATGGTAGCGGATTGAATGGTACTACATTCAACACAAGCACCTCTGAAGATGAAAAAGAGGAGTGTGAAACTAAGATTTTGATAGAGTCAGCTATAAACAGTTTGGAGACAAATCTTTCAGGTGACAATGAAAACATTGGACCATCTGAAACAGGACAGTGCAAATGTACATCTGATTATGCAGAGTCTGTTCATGATAGAGCTAGCCTTATTCTGTCAGAGATTATCAATGAAGCTGCTCAGAATGCAGATACCCACACAGCCACCTATGGTAAAGCAGTCAAACATGGGCATCAGAGTGAAAAGGAGAATATCAGAGGCCATGAATATGACCCAGGTGACAACAGAAGCAAAACTGCACAAGTTGTGGATGGCATCTTCCCAATAACATCAGATGAGACCAGAGACAGTGGATCAGAATTGTGGGATAGTATGTTTTGGAAAGGAACACCATTGAAGTCAAAGAGGAGATACACAAGGAAAAGGTCATCTTTTTCAGAAAGTGGAGATGTATCTGAGGTGGAGACAGCTGTGGAAATGTGGTTGACAGGTCATTCTGACGGACAACAGAAGGCATACAGAGACATCACAGGCATGCAGGACACATCTGAAATAGTGAACACTCCCTCCGGCGATGTAAATACTAACAGGCCTGAGCAAAATGCCACACAGGACACTACTCAAAGTACCAAACAAAGAGAATGTTGCAacactgtaaatgaagaaaacaagtcAGAATTGAGAACAAGGGAGAATATGGCAGCAAAGATTGATACATGCAAGTTAACCCCTTCCTTTTCCTTGGATGGAGAAGAATCAAAAGTTAATGTTGAAGAAGATAATCAATGTATCATAGATGAAGCGTTGCCAGGAACAATTAATGCACATCATATCTTCCAGTCCACTCCTAGCCATTGGGAACAGCCAGCAActtcaaatgtacatgaatCTCACCAGATTACACAGGGAGGTAAACACAGCATGGCACAGCAGACTGGAAATACCCATCTAGATTCATCACATATGAAATCTGCCTCCTTGAATATCCCAATTAAACTTGAGCAGCATGTAGACAAACAAACGACAAGAAAGAGTAGCGGTGATGAAACAGATTCCACCAAGACTCGTGCCATGAGAAGGGGAACACCAAGACCTGCCGAGAACACCATGGTGAGGCTGCTGACAAGAGACTACAACATGACCACCAGGGCTCAGTCAAGAGTAGAGAAGAGAAACACAAGGAACAGTGCGTTGGACTACAGAAGGTTAAGTGGAATAAAGAACAAACAGCAAAAGACTCGAAGCAAAAGAAACTGGCAAAGAAACAACAGCAAAGACTCCATTCTCTCTTGTGATTCAGGGCAAAGAATGAGAACTCCCCGACAGAGGGGTAAGAAAAGGAAGAGGCATCTATCAACGTCATCTGTTGGGAGTGATTTCTCCACAACCAGCTCTGTACCTGAGCTACAAGAGAATTACCAATGGGAAGATATGCCTACTGAAGAAAGTGAGATGAGAAATGATAAGACTAAAGAGACAAGAGTAAAGGATGGCATGGACTCAGAGGACTTTTGCATTCAGCAAGATAAAATCATCAGTGCAAATGTTTCCCCAGTAGCAGTTTGCCACCTTTCTGTGCCACCAGTTGAGAAGTTTGATGAGCAGATAGATGAGAAGGGAGAAGAAACAAGGATACCAGATGTAGAGTCAAAGGAGACTGTTGATCCAGACAAGCAACTTGAAAGACAAGAGGATGACCCCTGGGACATGCACACTGAAGAAACAGAGCAAGGTGGTCACTTGAAACAAGAGAATCATGGTGATCATGAG ACCGTTCCAAGCTCATCAGGGGGATTTCTGTGTGAGTTGTTCTCTGATCATAAGCCCAACACAGGAGCCTGGCTACCCGGATTCAACAG GTCTGTTCCTGACTGTCCTGAATCAGATGCCAACTTCATAGACATTGAAGATGATGGGATCTTCCTGTAG
- the LOC136436600 gene encoding protein phosphatase methylesterase 1-like isoform X1, with amino-acid sequence MSSLQKKVMARGLPPRPPAGMGPGMTRGGKHMGMSRRRDYTPVSWDKYFETTDQVTVGEDVFRIYRSGSEGPVLLLLHGGGHCALSWACLSTIVTSLVNCRTLAVDLRGHGDSQAKEEDDLSADQLAEDVGNLVSALYGDEPPPIILVGHSMGGAIAIHAAVQEKVQSLVGMVVIDVVEGTALDALHSMQSFLRGRPKSFPTLEAAIEWCVRSGQVRNLESAKVSMVGQVKKTDTQETGTSLLEREIANEPNVGVNLSSDAIVEEEEPTSPSQDMPPPASPPPSMTELAVFAPPGSYTWRIDLSSTEKYWEGWFAGMSQLFLSCNVPKMLLLAGVDRLDRDLTIGQMQGKFQMQVLPQCGHAVHEDAPDKVAEALATFMVRHRFAEATADFKRPFPSC; translated from the exons ATGTCGTCCCTTCAGAAAAAAGTGATGGCGAGAGGACTTCCACCTAGACCGCCGGCTGGCATGGGCCCGGGGATGACCAG AGGAGGCAAACATATGGGGATGTCCCGTAGGAGAGACTACACACCGGTGTCTTGGGACAAGTACTTTGAAACAACAGACCAGGTCACTGTGGGGGAAGAT GTATTCCGTATTTACCGATCTGGATCAGAAGGACCAGTACTGCTACTCCTGCACGGAGGTGGTCACTGTGCACTGTCCTGGGCCTGTCTGTCG ACAATAGTAACCTCACTTGTGAACTGCAGAACCCTGGCTGTGGACCTAAGGGGACATG GTGATTCTCAGGCAAAAGAAGAAGACGATTTGTCAGCAGACCAGCTTGCAGA GGATGTTGGAAACTTGGTATCTGCTCTGTATGGTGATGAACCACCCCCCATCATTCTTGTTGGACATAG TATGGGTGGTGCAATAGCCATCCATGCAGCTGTACAAGAGAAGGTTCAGTCCCTTGTAGGCATGGTTGTCATTGATGTTGTAGAAG GCACAGCACTAGATGCCCTCCACAGTATGCAGAGTTTCCTGAGAGGACGTCCCAAATCTTTCCCCACTCTGGAGGCTGCTATTGAGTGGTG CGTGAGAAGTGGTCAGGTGAGAAACCTGGAGTCAGCTAAGGTCTCCATGGTTGGACAGGTGAAAAA GACAGACACGCAGGAAACCGGCACATCCCTGTTGGAGCGTGAGATTGCCAATGAGCCCAATGTTGGAGTGAATCTCAGTTCTGATGCTATAGTAGAAGAGGAGGAGCCCACCTCCCCGTCCCAGGACATGCCTCCTCCTGCTTCTCCCCCTCCCTCCATGACAGAG CTGGCTGTCTTT GCTCCTCCGGGGTCCTACACATGGAGGATAGACTTGTCCAGTACTGAAAAATACTGGGAAG GTTGGTTTGCAGGGATGTCCCAACTCTTTCTGTCCTGTAATGTCCCCAAGATGCTGCTACTTGCAG GAGTTGATCGTCTGGATAGAGATCTCACCATTGGTCAGATGCAAG GAAAGTTCCAGATGCAGGTGTTACCCCAGTGTGGACATGCAGTTCATGAAGATGCCCCTGACAAG gtaGCAGAAGCTCTGGCTACCTTCATGGTCAGACACAGATTTGCTGAGGCAACGGCAGATTTTAAAAG accATTTCCTTCCTGCTGA
- the LOC136436600 gene encoding protein phosphatase methylesterase 1-like isoform X2 — protein MSSLQKKVMARGLPPRPPAGMGPGMTRGGKHMGMSRRRDYTPVSWDKYFETTDQVTVGEDVFRIYRSGSEGPVLLLLHGGGHCALSWACLSTIVTSLVNCRTLAVDLRGHGDSQAKEEDDLSADQLAEDVGNLVSALYGDEPPPIILVGHSMGGAIAIHAAVQEKVQSLVGMVVIDVVEGTALDALHSMQSFLRGRPKSFPTLEAAIEWCVRSGQVRNLESAKVSMVGQVKKTDTQETGTSLLEREIANEPNVGVNLSSDAIVEEEEPTSPSQDMPPPASPPPSMTEAPPGSYTWRIDLSSTEKYWEGWFAGMSQLFLSCNVPKMLLLAGVDRLDRDLTIGQMQGKFQMQVLPQCGHAVHEDAPDKVAEALATFMVRHRFAEATADFKRPFPSC, from the exons ATGTCGTCCCTTCAGAAAAAAGTGATGGCGAGAGGACTTCCACCTAGACCGCCGGCTGGCATGGGCCCGGGGATGACCAG AGGAGGCAAACATATGGGGATGTCCCGTAGGAGAGACTACACACCGGTGTCTTGGGACAAGTACTTTGAAACAACAGACCAGGTCACTGTGGGGGAAGAT GTATTCCGTATTTACCGATCTGGATCAGAAGGACCAGTACTGCTACTCCTGCACGGAGGTGGTCACTGTGCACTGTCCTGGGCCTGTCTGTCG ACAATAGTAACCTCACTTGTGAACTGCAGAACCCTGGCTGTGGACCTAAGGGGACATG GTGATTCTCAGGCAAAAGAAGAAGACGATTTGTCAGCAGACCAGCTTGCAGA GGATGTTGGAAACTTGGTATCTGCTCTGTATGGTGATGAACCACCCCCCATCATTCTTGTTGGACATAG TATGGGTGGTGCAATAGCCATCCATGCAGCTGTACAAGAGAAGGTTCAGTCCCTTGTAGGCATGGTTGTCATTGATGTTGTAGAAG GCACAGCACTAGATGCCCTCCACAGTATGCAGAGTTTCCTGAGAGGACGTCCCAAATCTTTCCCCACTCTGGAGGCTGCTATTGAGTGGTG CGTGAGAAGTGGTCAGGTGAGAAACCTGGAGTCAGCTAAGGTCTCCATGGTTGGACAGGTGAAAAA GACAGACACGCAGGAAACCGGCACATCCCTGTTGGAGCGTGAGATTGCCAATGAGCCCAATGTTGGAGTGAATCTCAGTTCTGATGCTATAGTAGAAGAGGAGGAGCCCACCTCCCCGTCCCAGGACATGCCTCCTCCTGCTTCTCCCCCTCCCTCCATGACAGAG GCTCCTCCGGGGTCCTACACATGGAGGATAGACTTGTCCAGTACTGAAAAATACTGGGAAG GTTGGTTTGCAGGGATGTCCCAACTCTTTCTGTCCTGTAATGTCCCCAAGATGCTGCTACTTGCAG GAGTTGATCGTCTGGATAGAGATCTCACCATTGGTCAGATGCAAG GAAAGTTCCAGATGCAGGTGTTACCCCAGTGTGGACATGCAGTTCATGAAGATGCCCCTGACAAG gtaGCAGAAGCTCTGGCTACCTTCATGGTCAGACACAGATTTGCTGAGGCAACGGCAGATTTTAAAAG accATTTCCTTCCTGCTGA
- the LOC136436607 gene encoding large ribosomal subunit protein bL28m-like, whose protein sequence is MTRGSRIFVSPPSMLGLKPYFRYWKWFNRDERLSYRYTPAMISRLPKHYLDSLDPKTPSPVHYKTEQGKWKINPKTGERQKVQNIPLPFYPIREYDTGLWGGEGLIEGFRRKDNNKMKPKVKHMWRPRLIERQLYSEILDKTITTTVTARTLNLIDDAYGFDHYILKTPQEDLNSQLGMDLKRAMLIKLVRKDTDLYPNDPEKREMIYNKYKDYVIPEEEAEWVGLRLKMAIFKMQHEEYKPPVPLMEKYRRQLIADLKDRSKREKLSQEPAVFMPGAGGPQQLETKEEEGSWSSWLKPSKPKEAESPQKTGNR, encoded by the exons ATGACGCGAGGAAGTAGAATATTTGTTTCGCCTCCCTCG ATGCTAGGGCTGAAGCCATATTTCCGTTACTGGAAGTGGTTCAACAGGGACGAAAGACTATCGTACAG ATACACCCCAGCTATGATCAGCAGACTACCTAAGCATTACCTGGACAGTTTGGACCCTAAGACACCATCACCTGTCCACTACAAGACAGAACAGGGGAAGTGGAAAATAAACCCCAAAACTG GAGAGAGACAGAAGGTACAGAACATCCCTCTGCCCTTCTACCCTATCAGGGAGTATGACACAGGTTTATGGGGAGGGGAAGGCTTGATTGAAGGTTTTCGcagaaaggacaacaacaaGATGAAACCCAA AGTGAAGCATATGTGGCGTCCACGGCTGATAGAACGCCAGTTGTACAGTGAAATTCTGGACAAGACGATAACTACAACTGTCACAGCAAGGACATTAAATCTCATTGATGATGCCTATGGCTTTGACCATTATATCCTTAAG ACTCCCCAGGAAGACCTGAACTCCCAGCTGGGCATGGATCTGAAGAGAGCCATGTTGATCAAGCTGGTGAGGAAAGACACAGACCTCTACCCAAATGATCCAGAGAAAAGGGAGATGATATACAACAAGTACAAGGACTATGTTATACCT GAGGAGGAGGCTGAGTGGGTGGGGCTCCGGTTAAAGATGGCCATATTCAAGATGCAGCATGAGGAATACAAGCCTCCTGTACCACTGATGGAAAAGTACAGGAGACAGCTTATAGCAGACCTCAAAG ACCGATCCAAAAGGGAAAAGCTGAGTCAGGAGCCAGCAGTGTTTATGCCTGGGGCAGGGGGCCCACAACAACTGGAAACCAAAGAGGAGGAAGG atcttggtcttcttggttaAAACCTTCAAAGCCCAAGGAAGCAGAGTCACCACAAAAGACTggaaatagatag